The genomic interval AGACGCGCTTGGCGACGCGCTCGACGACGACGTCGGAGACCGCGCCATGATCCTTATGGCCCCACCAGGTCAGGACATCGGTTTCGGCAAGACGGGCTTCGCTTAAGCCGTGCTCCGGCTCCTGCAGCGTCGCAGTGGTCGCCGAGATAGCGGGATCGACGTTCAGCGCATTGGCGATCGTCGTGTGCATGCCCTCGGGATAGATGCCGCGGACGATCGCATTGGTAGTCTCGTGGATGTTTTCACCCCAGACGACGGTGCGTATGGCCATGATGTGCTCCTGGAAGCTGAAAGTATCGAAAGGTGGGAAAAGCAGGATTCAAAGCGCTTTGGAAAAGCGGCGTTATTCGCGCCTCGTCTCCTCCACGTTCAAGCAACTCATAGACCTTTGTCAGGAATTTGACAAAGGGGAAATTTTTCCGGGGGGAGCGCGAGGAAGTTTTCGCTAATATCGGTGCAAAATCAATGAAAAACGGACTTTGAGAACAGGTTGACCACGACGACGCCTGATATAATCAGGCCGAGGCCTACAATGGCCGGCAGGTCGAGACGCTGCTTGAAGAAAATCAGGCCGACGGAAGAAATCAGGACGATTCCCAAAGCGCTCCAAATCGCATAGGCGATGCCGACGGGGATGCTTTTCAGCGTGAGCGACAGGCAATAGAAGGCAGCCGCATAGCAGGCGACGACAAGCGCCGTCGGCCCGATGCGGGTGAACTGCTGCGACAATTGCAGCGCGGTCGTGCCGATGACCTCGAGCACGATGGCTGCAAAGAGCAGCCCGTAGATGGCGGCCTGGCTCATGGTTGAATTCCCTGCTGTTACTTTCCGGTCAGTTCGACAAGGCGGTCGATGAGATTGCGCCTCAGAGCGTCGTTGATGTCATGGCTTTCCAACGTGTCTGCGAACCACAGCCCGTCGGCGGCGAAACGCACGATCTGCGCATCGAGCGAGGAATCGGTGCCGACATATTCCTCAGCCCGCGCCTGGACCCATTGACGCCAGCGCAGGCGCAGCCGGGGTTCGGCGAGAAGCGCGATGGTCACCTGGGTCCAGCTCCGGGAATCATCGGGACGATCCCTGAGGCCGGACACTGCCTCGAGATAGGCGCGGGTGAAGCGGCCCTGCGGCAATGGATCGCCGCGCATCAGTTCCTCGATGTCGGCGTCGAACCTGTCGAGCAGGCTCTCGAACAGCGCGTCGAGCAGCGCATTCTTCGTCGGGAAGTGATGCAGCAGCCCGCCTTTGCTGACACTGGAGGCGGCAGAGACGGCATCGAGGGTTACCGCCGCCATGCCGTCGCTCGCCGCAAGACGCGCCGCGACCTCCAGCAACTGCTGGCGCACGAGCGCCGGTTGTTTCTTGCGATGATGAGCGGTCGACATACGCGTCATAAAGATACCGTCCAGACGGTTTGTCAAGGGAAATCAGCTGAATCTCCTGCCGCGCTGGAATTATGGGCGAAATGCCGCGGCACTTTGATGACAGTTGCGATCATTTGCCATCAGGTGCATGAAGGGTCGGGCGCATAGGAACGATATCGGGGATGATTTCGTGACGGAGAAGGTCACCACTTTATATGAAGCGATCGGCGGCGATCCGGTCGTGCGGGCGCTGACGCGACGCTTCTACGCGCTGATGGATGCACTTCCGGAGGCAAGCCACGTGCGCGCCGTGCACCCGGCGAGCCTCGAAGGAAGCGAAGAGAAATTCTACGAATACATGACCGGCTATCTCGGCGGGCCGCCGCTTTATACCGACAAACGCGGCCATCCGCGCTTGCGCAGCCGCCATTTCGTCGCCGAGATCGGCCCGATCGAGCGCGACGAATGGCTGCTCTGCTTTCGCCGCGCGCTTGACGAAACGGTATCGAGCCAATCGCTTCGCGATCTCATCTGGGCGCCGGTCGAACGCCTTGCCTATCACATGCAAAACAAGGAATAATCATGAGGCTCAACGCGCGCCTGGAGCCGGCGCTCTATTTCTTTGCCGGCCTGTTCGGCGTAGCCGGCGTGGCGCTCGCAGCGCTTGCCGTCCATGGCGGCGGTGATGCCAACCTAGCCGCATCCGCGTCCGCCATGTGCCTAGCGCATGCCCCCGCCTTGCTGGCATTGGCGCTCGGTGCCACCCGGCTTAAAACCGCCTGGCTGGCCGGTTTTCTAATGATCGTCGGAACCCTGCTTTTTGCCGGCGATCTCGTCACGCTCCGCTTTTCCGGCTCCGGGCTCTTCCCCTACGCCGCGCCGACCGGCGGCTGGGCGATGATGCTTGGCTGGCTGGCCGTTGCGGGAGGCGCTATCTTCCGACTGAGGGCTTAGACGCGCTGCTGCGGCACACGGCCAAAGCGCAAGAGATTGCCGTGCGGGTCATGGATGTAGAATTCCTCCATATTCCACGGCCGCACTTCCATCTCGGTCAGGCGCTCAATGCCCCTTTCGAGATATTCCGCGTGAAGAGCGCCGATAGCGCCGCCCCTGAGGTAGACAGAGGTCTTCTCGCAAAGCCCCGCATCTGTGGTGCGCCAAAAATGCAGTTCCATCTCGTCACGCCGCAGTATGAGATAGTCTTCCGCCTGATAGACGACATTGGCAAAACCGAGCTTGTCTCGATAGAAGGCCAGCGTCGCGTCGATATCGAGCGACGGCAGAACCGGCAGGACCTCGATACGATCAGACCCCTGTTTCATATGCCATCCACCACGTTGAAGCCTTCGAACACGGGCGGTCCCTTGTACATCGCCTTGCGGTCGCCGGCATTGCGGTGCGCCGCGCGAAAATTCTCGGATTTCGTCCAGTTCCGAAAATCGTCTTCGCTGCTCCAGACCGTGTGTGAGGAATAGAGCGTATAGCCCTCCTCTTCGTCGGCCTTGCCGCGCAGCAGGCGGAATTCGATGAAACCAGGCACCTCGGCCAGGCTGGAATCGCGGTTGCGCCAGACTGTTTCGAAATCGCCCTCGGTCCCGGTTACAACCTTGAAGCGGTTCATTGCGATATACATGGAGTCTCCTTACGCCTTCCTGGCCACGCGCGCGGGAAAGGCGAGAATATTATTGCCGTTTGCCGCCGCCGTGCCAACCGGCTTTGTCGCGGCTTCCCCGGGCATACGCGCCTCCCAGGTCGGGAACAGCGTTACGTTCTGATGGAACTGCTGGCGTTCGGCATGCAGCAGGAAAAGTTCGTAGAGCTCGGGCACGAGGCCGTCGCCGCTCTGCGCGGCGAGCTTGTGCAGACCGATCATGGTGAAGCCATCGCGGCGCTGGTCGTTCATCGGGAGTTGTCTCGTTCGTTCATCGTCTGCAGCGCACGCTCCAGGCTGGACTTGCTGCCATTGCGAAGCGGGATGAAGGCCTTGCTGAACTTCTTGCAGCCGGTCTTCACGCGCAGGCAGGCATCGTGGCTGATACAGTCGATCGGGCAGAAGACGCAGTCGACCGAGGGAAGCAGCGTGTCGATGCGGGAAACCGCCTCACGCAAGCCGCCATCATGATGGATGAGCTCGGCGCCGAAATTGCTGGCGATCTGGCGAAGATGCGCCACCTGGCAGTCACGACCGCCGACATAGAGGAAACTGCGGCCATCCAGTTTGGATCGTCCGTGGGATGCCTGGCCGGCGTCCTCAGCCGCGCTGTCGCGGACTTCCCGGTTCGATCCCTTCTTGCCCTTGCGAGCCATATCCCACCCGTTCGCTCGTTGATCGTCACACGATTCATGCGTGTGCGAACGGACCTTATTAAACTTGATTTTTGGAGTAAAGTATAAAGTTGAATGATTTTATCATATTATTGAACCTCGATCACAAGCGAGTTGAAATTCCTTCCATTTCCACCGGGCGTTGGGCCAAATGGCGCGGCCCGCCTGATAGCATTGACGGCAAGTTGATCGATTTCGGCAACGCCAGATCCGTTCACCACGCGAACGGAGGTCAGGCCTCCGCTTCCATTCACCGAAAACGAGACAACCACGGTTCCCTCGACACCACGTGGCGTTCTGACCGCACGGCGAATGCGACTGCGGACCTTGCCGTCGTAATTGGCAAAAGCTGCACTTCCGACACCATCATTGTTGCTGACGCCGCGTGAACTGTGATCCGACTGAGATGACGAATTACCCTCGGCAACACCTCGTACTGAATCCTGCTGCGCCTCGCCCTGGGAACCAGAGGCCTTTTTCGGCGGCCGCTTCCTCTCAACCTGTTTCGGTTTATCCTGAGCCGCCACTTTTGGCTTCGGCTTCGGCGTCACAATCTCTTGCGGCGCTTCCGGCTCGGGCTGAACCTCCGCCGTTTCGACCGGCTTCACCTCTTCGGGTTCGACCGCCGCAACAGGCGGCACCTCGGACGGCTGCACTTCCGCAGGGACTTCCTCAAGCTTCTGCTCCTCCGGAACAACCGTCGACAACGGCTGCGCAACGGCGGTTTCCGCCGGCACTTCCGAAACGAGAACTTCCGGCTCGACAGCTGCCACGGCTTCCGGAGACACGCGCGTCACCTCTGGAGCCGGAACTTGCTGAACCGGATCTTGCGTCTCGACAGGTGAAACCGCGCTTGGCTGAACGGTTTCCGGCTGAAGGCTTGCCGTTTCCGTTGGCTGGATCGTATCG from Rhizobium lentis carries:
- a CDS encoding DMT family transporter translates to MYGLLFAAIVLEVIGTTALQLSQQFTRIGPTALVVACYAAAFYCLSLTLKSIPVGIAYAIWSALGIVLISSVGLIFFKQRLDLPAIVGLGLIISGVVVVNLFSKSVFH
- a CDS encoding TetR/AcrR family transcriptional regulator, whose translation is MSTAHHRKKQPALVRQQLLEVAARLAASDGMAAVTLDAVSAASSVSKGGLLHHFPTKNALLDALFESLLDRFDADIEELMRGDPLPQGRFTRAYLEAVSGLRDRPDDSRSWTQVTIALLAEPRLRLRWRQWVQARAEEYVGTDSSLDAQIVRFAADGLWFADTLESHDINDALRRNLIDRLVELTGK
- a CDS encoding group II truncated hemoglobin produces the protein MTEKVTTLYEAIGGDPVVRALTRRFYALMDALPEASHVRAVHPASLEGSEEKFYEYMTGYLGGPPLYTDKRGHPRLRSRHFVAEIGPIERDEWLLCFRRALDETVSSQSLRDLIWAPVERLAYHMQNKE
- a CDS encoding DUF423 domain-containing protein, giving the protein MRLNARLEPALYFFAGLFGVAGVALAALAVHGGGDANLAASASAMCLAHAPALLALALGATRLKTAWLAGFLMIVGTLLFAGDLVTLRFSGSGLFPYAAPTGGWAMMLGWLAVAGGAIFRLRA
- a CDS encoding bleomycin resistance protein — its product is MKQGSDRIEVLPVLPSLDIDATLAFYRDKLGFANVVYQAEDYLILRRDEMELHFWRTTDAGLCEKTSVYLRGGAIGALHAEYLERGIERLTEMEVRPWNMEEFYIHDPHGNLLRFGRVPQQRV
- a CDS encoding antibiotic biosynthesis monooxygenase family protein, whose amino-acid sequence is MYIAMNRFKVVTGTEGDFETVWRNRDSSLAEVPGFIEFRLLRGKADEEEGYTLYSSHTVWSSEDDFRNWTKSENFRAAHRNAGDRKAMYKGPPVFEGFNVVDGI
- a CDS encoding DUF2325 domain-containing protein, which codes for MARKGKKGSNREVRDSAAEDAGQASHGRSKLDGRSFLYVGGRDCQVAHLRQIASNFGAELIHHDGGLREAVSRIDTLLPSVDCVFCPIDCISHDACLRVKTGCKKFSKAFIPLRNGSKSSLERALQTMNERDNSR
- a CDS encoding energy transducer TonB family protein; its protein translation is MAISAKSRSRHVLIGEADAGGSLNDNTPGMHPGHELPELRNAQRQPAGETVFHYTRFAQISSFPDHPETAPAAPVSAPPLDAAVEKQEDEKAPVRQRVALTCVGSFFFHVALAAALVVAFPHIPEKAVEEAGEAVSVVMFGNSDVDQTAAGKAEVTVQEEIIPEAVEPDTIQPTETASLQPETVQPSAVSPVETQDPVQQVPAPEVTRVSPEAVAAVEPEVLVSEVPAETAVAQPLSTVVPEEQKLEEVPAEVQPSEVPPVAAVEPEEVKPVETAEVQPEPEAPQEIVTPKPKPKVAAQDKPKQVERKRPPKKASGSQGEAQQDSVRGVAEGNSSSQSDHSSRGVSNNDGVGSAAFANYDGKVRSRIRRAVRTPRGVEGTVVVSFSVNGSGGLTSVRVVNGSGVAEIDQLAVNAIRRAAPFGPTPGGNGRNFNSLVIEVQ